From the genome of Bordetella sp. H567, one region includes:
- a CDS encoding MFS transporter, whose protein sequence is MSSQTIRLPVARPLLLLTGLLLIACVLRAPVTGVAPVLDMIQSTYALTRAQAGLLTTLPLVAFGLISPFAASLARAQGIERTLFGALVLIVVGMGVRWAGPLWALYAGTGLIGAGIAVANVLLPSLVKRDFPAKVPTVTGICALMMGAIAAGASVIAVPLALAYGWRTALAVFVVLPLIALAVWRTQLGSHTAPARGTAAMPHGGRIWHSAIAWHVTLYMGINSLLYYVLVGWLPVILTEQGFSAGEAGSVHGLMQLSCALPGLVLGAVVSRLKNQVAISAAMAVAIAVALLGFIYVPAWATLWAVLFGAGSGSAIILSLMFMSLRVASVHQAAALSGMAQGVGYLLAACGPTLAGKAHDLAGTWNTVMMGGFVLAIVMAVFGALAGRARQMHARPAPAPR, encoded by the coding sequence ATGTCTTCCCAAACCATACGCCTTCCTGTCGCAAGGCCGCTTCTCCTCCTTACCGGCCTGCTGCTGATCGCATGCGTGCTGCGCGCGCCGGTCACCGGCGTGGCCCCGGTGCTGGATATGATCCAGTCCACTTATGCGCTTACTCGTGCGCAGGCCGGCCTGTTGACGACGCTGCCCCTGGTGGCGTTCGGCCTGATTTCTCCCTTCGCGGCGTCGCTGGCGCGCGCGCAGGGCATCGAGCGCACGCTGTTCGGCGCGCTGGTGCTTATCGTCGTGGGCATGGGGGTGCGCTGGGCGGGCCCATTGTGGGCCTTGTATGCGGGCACGGGGCTGATCGGGGCCGGCATCGCGGTGGCCAATGTGCTGCTCCCCAGCCTGGTGAAGCGCGACTTTCCGGCCAAGGTCCCCACCGTGACGGGCATCTGCGCCCTGATGATGGGCGCGATCGCCGCCGGCGCCTCGGTGATCGCCGTGCCGCTTGCGCTAGCCTATGGATGGCGCACCGCACTGGCGGTGTTCGTCGTGCTGCCGCTGATCGCGCTGGCGGTATGGCGTACGCAGCTGGGATCGCATACCGCGCCGGCACGGGGCACCGCCGCCATGCCGCATGGCGGACGCATCTGGCATTCGGCGATCGCTTGGCACGTGACCCTGTACATGGGCATCAACTCCCTGCTGTACTACGTCCTGGTCGGGTGGCTGCCGGTCATCCTGACGGAACAGGGCTTCAGCGCCGGCGAGGCCGGTTCCGTGCACGGCCTGATGCAGCTGTCCTGCGCCTTGCCCGGCCTGGTGTTGGGGGCCGTGGTGAGCCGCCTGAAAAACCAGGTGGCGATCTCGGCCGCCATGGCGGTGGCGATCGCCGTGGCCCTGCTGGGATTCATATACGTGCCAGCTTGGGCAACGCTCTGGGCCGTCCTGTTCGGCGCGGGCTCCGGCAGCGCGATCATCCTGTCGCTGATGTTCATGAGCCTGCGCGTGGCCAGCGTGCACCAGGCCGCGGCGCTGTCCGGCATGGCGCAGGGGGTCGGTTATCTGCTGGCCGCGTGCGGCCCGACGCTGGCCGGCAAGGCGCATGACCTGGCGGGAACCTGGAATACCGTCATGATGGGGGGCTTCGTGCTGGCCATCGTGATGGCGGTGTTCGGGGCGCTGGCGGGCCGCGCGCGCCAGATGCACGCCCGTCCCGCGCCTGCTCCACGATAA
- a CDS encoding AraC family transcriptional regulator: protein MLLDHLFKDFNLDRATGPVIGIRLETADYGSEIPVHQHRQGQLILAMKGGVTCEVSGAIWMVPPHYAVWVPGMMPHSVRATANARICYLYVQPGAARLPAQCCTLAISPLVHELILDMANQPADYDADSRTGRKAAVLLEELAIMPVEQLHLPISDEPRMRRIATMLSDHPADRRTLAEWARLVAMSERSLARLIRHETGLTFGRWRQQLHLIIALRQLAAGQTVQRVAEELGYESVTAFITMFKKSLGKPPAKYFASIS from the coding sequence ATGCTGCTGGACCACCTGTTCAAGGACTTCAATCTGGACCGCGCCACCGGCCCGGTCATCGGCATACGGCTGGAAACCGCGGACTATGGCAGCGAGATCCCGGTGCACCAGCATCGCCAGGGCCAACTGATCCTGGCCATGAAAGGCGGCGTGACCTGCGAGGTGTCCGGGGCCATCTGGATGGTGCCGCCCCACTATGCTGTGTGGGTGCCCGGCATGATGCCGCACAGCGTGCGCGCCACCGCCAATGCGCGCATCTGCTACCTGTATGTCCAGCCAGGGGCGGCCCGCTTACCCGCGCAGTGCTGCACGCTGGCGATATCGCCGCTGGTGCACGAACTGATCCTCGACATGGCAAACCAGCCGGCCGACTACGACGCGGACAGCCGCACCGGCCGCAAGGCGGCCGTGCTGTTGGAAGAGCTGGCGATCATGCCGGTGGAGCAGCTGCATTTGCCGATTTCGGACGAACCGCGCATGCGCAGGATCGCAACGATGCTCTCGGATCATCCGGCGGACCGCCGCACGCTCGCCGAATGGGCCAGGCTGGTGGCCATGAGCGAGCGCTCCCTGGCCAGGCTGATCCGCCATGAAACCGGGTTGACCTTCGGCCGCTGGCGCCAGCAATTGCACCTGATCATCGCCCTGCGCCAATTGGCCGCGGGGCAAACGGTGCAGCGAGTGGCCGAGGAACTGGGCTATGAATCGGTCACCGCCTTCATCACCATGTTCAAGAAATCGCTCGGCAAGCCGCCGGCGAAATACTTTGCGTCCATCAGCTGA
- a CDS encoding YbfB/YjiJ family MFS transporter produces MVDNGGNTGTRAVSARWATLAGFCASLVGIGLARFAYTPLLPAIVGAHWFDASVAAYLGAANLAGYLAGALLGRPIAARVPIAVTLRAMMALATVAFFACAYPLSFSWFFSWRFLSGLAGGALMVLAAPTVLALVPAARRGLAGGVIFMGVGVGVAVSGTLVPLLLRQSLQDTWLGLGGLSLVLTAIAWKGWPRDVPVERAAAPAQSAQQTPARAASQSRHAHQRPHPLRAPRIPALRALYAEYALNAAGWVPHMIFLVDFVARGLGQGVEAGAEYWVLFGIGATVGPVLAGALADRIGFGRALRLAFTLQAVGVAIPALGMGTAWLVVSSVVVGAFVTGTVPLVLGRVHELLAHHPAFRNAAWRTATVAFALFQAVAAYALSFIFTRTGGDYILLFVIGTVAMVLALLIDVVAAKAARPALTDA; encoded by the coding sequence ATGGTCGACAATGGCGGCAATACGGGCACGCGCGCGGTCAGCGCCCGCTGGGCCACATTGGCGGGCTTTTGCGCCAGCCTGGTCGGCATCGGCCTGGCCCGTTTCGCCTATACGCCCTTGCTGCCGGCGATTGTGGGCGCGCACTGGTTCGACGCATCCGTGGCCGCCTATCTGGGTGCCGCCAATCTGGCGGGGTATCTGGCAGGGGCATTGCTCGGGCGGCCGATCGCCGCGCGCGTGCCGATCGCGGTGACGCTGCGCGCCATGATGGCGCTGGCCACGGTGGCGTTCTTCGCCTGTGCGTATCCGCTTTCCTTTTCCTGGTTCTTCTCGTGGCGTTTTCTGTCGGGCCTGGCGGGCGGCGCCTTGATGGTGCTTGCCGCGCCCACGGTGCTGGCGCTGGTGCCCGCCGCGCGCCGCGGGCTGGCTGGCGGCGTGATTTTCATGGGCGTCGGCGTGGGCGTGGCGGTCTCCGGAACCCTCGTCCCGCTGCTGTTGCGACAGAGCCTGCAGGACACGTGGCTGGGCTTGGGCGGGCTCTCGCTGGTCTTGACCGCGATTGCCTGGAAGGGCTGGCCGCGTGACGTGCCCGTCGAGCGCGCGGCGGCACCGGCGCAGTCCGCGCAACAGACGCCCGCGCGGGCAGCATCCCAGTCACGGCATGCGCATCAGCGTCCGCATCCCCTCCGGGCACCGCGCATCCCGGCGCTGCGCGCCCTGTATGCCGAATATGCGCTGAACGCGGCCGGCTGGGTGCCCCACATGATCTTCCTGGTCGATTTCGTCGCGCGCGGCTTGGGCCAGGGTGTGGAGGCCGGCGCCGAATATTGGGTGTTGTTCGGCATCGGCGCGACCGTGGGACCGGTGCTGGCGGGCGCGCTGGCCGACCGCATAGGCTTTGGCCGCGCGCTGCGGCTGGCGTTCACGCTGCAGGCCGTGGGCGTGGCGATACCGGCCCTGGGTATGGGAACCGCCTGGCTGGTGGTGTCCAGCGTGGTCGTGGGCGCGTTCGTCACCGGGACGGTGCCGCTGGTGCTGGGCCGCGTGCATGAGCTGCTGGCGCATCATCCAGCCTTCCGCAACGCGGCGTGGCGCACGGCTACCGTGGCGTTCGCGCTGTTCCAGGCGGTGGCGGCCTACGCGCTGTCCTTCATCTTTACACGCACCGGCGGCGACTACATCCTGCTCTTCGTCATCGGGACGGTGGCCATGGTCCTCGCCTTGCTTATCGACGTGGTAGCGGCCAAGGCCGCGCGGCCGGCGCTGACGGATGCCTGA
- a CDS encoding LysR family transcriptional regulator, whose protein sequence is MDVADLKTLAAVAKHGSMNKAAGELHTVQSNVTARIRALEDEIGVPLFQRHARGVTITAAGQRMLPFVGRIAKLLAEAHAAARDDGVPGGALVLGGLETTTALRLTPLLTQFAHAYPDVRLALSTGTTAGLLRDVVECRLDGAFVSGPINHPDIHHEAIFTEELVLVTSPAIRSIKDLANIADLKTIVFQRGCSYRQRLETLLAGMGIVVARPLEFGSLDAIISCAGAGVGVTLLPRGVVASAFEAGRVSIHRLPREHARVETVFIRRADGYVSSALSAFLGIARRFHRVPEKDRAPVPISTLAPRKRA, encoded by the coding sequence ATGGACGTCGCGGATCTGAAAACCCTCGCTGCCGTCGCCAAGCACGGCAGCATGAACAAGGCGGCTGGCGAGCTGCATACCGTTCAGTCCAACGTCACGGCGCGCATCCGCGCGCTGGAAGACGAGATCGGCGTCCCGCTGTTCCAGCGCCACGCCCGCGGCGTCACCATCACGGCCGCGGGCCAGCGCATGCTGCCGTTCGTCGGCCGCATCGCAAAGCTGCTTGCCGAAGCGCACGCCGCTGCGCGGGACGACGGCGTGCCCGGCGGCGCCCTGGTGCTGGGCGGCCTGGAAACCACGACGGCGCTCAGGTTGACGCCCCTGTTGACGCAGTTCGCCCATGCCTATCCAGACGTCCGTTTGGCGCTGAGCACGGGCACCACCGCCGGGCTGCTGCGCGATGTCGTGGAGTGCCGCCTCGATGGGGCTTTCGTCAGTGGCCCGATCAATCATCCGGATATCCACCACGAAGCCATTTTCACGGAAGAACTGGTGCTGGTCACCAGCCCGGCCATCAGGTCCATCAAGGACCTGGCCAACATCGCCGACCTCAAAACCATCGTCTTCCAGCGCGGCTGTTCCTATCGCCAGCGCCTGGAAACCTTGCTTGCCGGCATGGGCATCGTCGTTGCGCGGCCGCTGGAATTCGGTTCCCTCGATGCCATCATCAGCTGCGCCGGCGCCGGCGTGGGCGTGACCCTGCTACCCCGCGGCGTGGTCGCGTCCGCCTTCGAAGCCGGCCGCGTTTCCATCCACCGGCTGCCTCGCGAACACGCGCGCGTGGAGACGGTATTCATCCGCCGCGCGGACGGCTATGTATCCAGCGCCCTGAGCGCTTTCCTGGGCATTGCCCGGCGCTTTCACCGCGTGCCGGAAAAGGACCGGGCGCCCGTGCCGATCTCGACACTGGCGCCCCGGAAGCGGGCCTAG
- a CDS encoding SDR family oxidoreductase, with product MTNQNHVAIVTGSSRGIGAAIAKRLARDGFTVVINYAGSAAEAEKLAAQIEKDGGRAITAQADVSDAAAVARLFDAAEAAYGGVDVLVNNAGIMRLARLADSDDALFDSQMAINLKGTFNTLREASRRLRNGGRIINLSSSIVGLYPPTYAVYAATKAGVEAMTHILTKELRGRDITVNTVAPGPTATALFLDGKPQEAIDNLARMSPLERLGQPDDIANAVSFLAGPDGAWVNGQTLRVNGGVI from the coding sequence ATGACCAACCAGAACCACGTCGCAATTGTCACCGGCTCGTCGCGCGGCATCGGCGCCGCGATCGCCAAGCGCCTGGCGCGAGACGGTTTTACCGTCGTCATCAACTACGCCGGTAGCGCGGCGGAAGCCGAGAAGCTGGCCGCCCAGATCGAGAAAGACGGGGGCAGGGCCATCACCGCGCAAGCCGACGTGTCCGACGCCGCCGCGGTGGCGCGCCTGTTCGACGCCGCCGAAGCCGCCTACGGCGGCGTCGACGTGCTGGTCAACAATGCCGGCATCATGCGCCTGGCGCGGCTGGCCGACAGCGATGACGCACTGTTCGACAGCCAAATGGCGATCAACCTGAAGGGCACCTTCAACACCTTGCGCGAAGCGTCCCGCCGCCTGCGCAACGGCGGCCGGATCATCAACCTGTCGTCCAGCATCGTGGGCCTGTACCCGCCGACCTATGCGGTCTATGCCGCCACCAAGGCCGGCGTCGAAGCCATGACGCACATCCTGACCAAGGAGCTGCGCGGCCGCGACATCACGGTCAATACCGTGGCCCCTGGGCCGACCGCCACCGCGCTGTTCCTCGATGGCAAGCCGCAGGAGGCCATCGATAACCTGGCCCGGATGTCGCCGCTCGAACGCCTGGGCCAGCCCGACGATATCGCCAACGCGGTGTCCTTCTTGGCCGGTCCCGACGGCGCGTGGGTCAACGGCCAGACGCTGCGCGTCAACGGCGGCGTCATCTAA
- a CDS encoding LysR family transcriptional regulator has translation MKVDLNDLNAFVAVARAGGFRDAARMNGVSASGLSEAVRRLEAQIGVRLLNRTTRSVAPTEAGAGLLARLSPALTEMEAALDTVNGFRDRPAGTLRLNVPVSVARLVLPAIVPPFLAAYPDILLDVVAEESFVDVLAAGCDAGIRYEERLEQDMIAVPIGPRVQHFAAAASPAYLDRHGRPEHPRDLVNHACLRGRFPSGAMPPWEFQRDGESMRLEPTGPLIVRIGGAVDLLVDAAIGGAGIIYLFEQWLRPHLDSGALEPVLAPWWPSFSGPYLYYPGRRLMPAPLKAFVDFVKAPAGLRP, from the coding sequence GTGAAAGTCGACTTGAACGATCTGAATGCCTTCGTGGCCGTGGCGCGCGCCGGTGGCTTCCGCGATGCGGCCCGGATGAACGGTGTCAGCGCCTCGGGCCTGAGTGAAGCGGTGCGGCGCCTGGAGGCGCAGATCGGGGTACGGCTGCTCAATCGCACGACCCGCAGCGTGGCGCCCACCGAGGCGGGCGCGGGCCTGCTGGCGCGGCTGTCGCCCGCCTTGACCGAGATGGAAGCGGCGCTCGATACGGTGAACGGCTTTCGCGACAGGCCCGCGGGCACCTTGCGGCTCAATGTTCCGGTGAGCGTGGCCCGGCTGGTGCTTCCCGCCATCGTCCCGCCCTTCCTGGCCGCGTATCCGGACATCCTGCTGGACGTCGTGGCCGAGGAAAGCTTCGTCGATGTACTGGCGGCGGGCTGCGACGCCGGCATACGCTATGAGGAGCGCCTGGAGCAGGACATGATCGCGGTGCCGATCGGGCCGCGCGTCCAGCATTTCGCGGCCGCTGCCTCGCCCGCCTATCTCGATCGCCATGGCCGTCCGGAGCACCCTCGGGATCTGGTCAACCATGCGTGCTTGCGCGGCCGCTTTCCCAGTGGCGCGATGCCGCCCTGGGAGTTCCAGCGCGATGGCGAGTCGATGCGGCTGGAGCCCACCGGGCCGCTGATCGTGCGGATAGGCGGGGCGGTCGATCTGCTGGTCGACGCGGCGATCGGTGGGGCCGGCATCATTTATCTGTTCGAGCAGTGGCTGCGGCCGCATCTGGACAGCGGCGCGCTGGAACCCGTCCTGGCGCCGTGGTGGCCGAGCTTTTCCGGGCCGTATCTGTATTACCCCGGCCGGCGCTTGATGCCGGCGCCGCTGAAAGCGTTCGTCGACTTCGTCAAGGCACCGGCCGGCTTGCGTCCCTAG
- a CDS encoding aldo/keto reductase family oxidoreductase → MSTLDEAGTYPLGNRTVKRLGYGAMQLAGPGVFGPPKDRDAALAVLRAAVAAGVNHIDTSDFYGPHITNQLVREALAPYPDDLTIVTKIGARRGSDASWLPAYAPEELTQAVHDNLRNLGLDVLEVVNLRIMFDTHGPAEGAIEPFLAPLARLQRQGLVRHIGLSNVTPAQVAEGRRICEIVCVQNHYNLAHRADDALIDALGRAGIAYVPFFPLGGFSPLQSSTLSDVARKLHATPMQVALAWLLRRAPNILLIPGTSSVAHLHENLAAAALQLPDEAMQALNGIVARA, encoded by the coding sequence ATGTCCACCCTCGATGAAGCCGGGACCTACCCGCTGGGTAATCGCACCGTGAAACGCCTGGGCTACGGCGCCATGCAGCTTGCCGGCCCCGGCGTCTTCGGGCCGCCCAAGGACAGGGATGCAGCGCTGGCGGTACTGCGTGCAGCCGTCGCGGCCGGTGTGAATCACATCGATACCAGCGACTTCTACGGCCCGCATATCACCAACCAGCTGGTCCGCGAGGCGCTGGCGCCTTATCCGGACGACCTGACCATCGTCACGAAGATCGGCGCCCGCCGGGGCAGCGACGCATCCTGGCTGCCGGCATACGCCCCGGAGGAGCTGACCCAGGCGGTCCACGACAACCTGCGCAATCTGGGACTGGACGTGCTGGAGGTCGTCAACCTGCGCATCATGTTCGATACGCACGGGCCGGCCGAAGGCGCGATCGAGCCTTTCCTTGCTCCTCTCGCGCGGCTTCAGCGCCAGGGCCTGGTGCGGCACATCGGGCTGAGCAACGTCACCCCCGCGCAGGTGGCAGAAGGGCGCCGCATATGCGAAATCGTCTGCGTGCAGAACCACTACAACCTGGCGCATCGCGCCGACGATGCCTTGATCGATGCGCTGGGCCGCGCGGGCATCGCCTATGTGCCCTTCTTCCCGCTGGGGGGCTTCAGCCCGCTGCAGTCGTCCACGCTATCCGATGTCGCACGGAAGCTGCACGCCACGCCCATGCAGGTGGCGCTGGCCTGGCTGCTGCGGCGGGCACCCAACATCCTGCTGATACCCGGCACATCCTCGGTCGCGCACCTGCATGAGAATCTTGCCGCCGCCGCGCTGCAGCTGCCCGACGAAGCCATGCAGGCACTCAACGGCATAGTGGCACGGGCTTGA
- a CDS encoding SDR family oxidoreductase yields the protein MTDAQRPTPPFDTQQQDHTPGQTAEMTPQPDHGEKTYRGSGRLTGKAAIITGGDSGIGRAVAIAFAREGADVLISYLNEHDDARETARWVEQAGRKAVLLAGDITDPAHCTEIVERAVREFGRLDVLVNNAAYQMTYPSLEDISDEEWDKTFDTNIGAMFRITRAAVKHMKPGASIVNTTSINADHPNPGLIAYATTKGAIQNFTGGLAQLLAEKGIRANCVAPGPIWTPLIPSTMPPEKVQQFGKQVPMKRPGQPAELAPAYVMLASDEASYISGATIAVTGGSPII from the coding sequence ATGACCGATGCGCAACGCCCAACCCCACCTTTTGACACCCAACAGCAAGACCACACGCCGGGCCAGACAGCCGAGATGACGCCCCAGCCGGATCACGGCGAGAAAACCTACCGAGGTTCCGGACGGCTTACCGGTAAGGCCGCCATCATCACCGGTGGCGACAGCGGCATCGGCCGCGCAGTGGCGATCGCGTTCGCGCGCGAAGGCGCGGATGTGCTGATCTCGTATCTGAACGAACACGACGACGCGCGGGAGACTGCCCGCTGGGTGGAGCAGGCGGGCCGCAAGGCTGTGCTGTTGGCCGGCGACATCACCGATCCCGCGCATTGCACGGAGATCGTGGAAAGAGCCGTCCGGGAATTCGGACGGCTCGATGTGCTCGTCAACAATGCGGCCTATCAGATGACCTATCCCTCGCTCGAAGATATCAGCGACGAGGAATGGGACAAGACCTTCGATACGAATATCGGGGCGATGTTCAGGATCACCCGGGCGGCGGTCAAGCACATGAAGCCGGGCGCCTCCATCGTGAACACGACGTCGATCAATGCCGACCATCCCAATCCCGGGCTGATTGCCTATGCCACGACCAAGGGCGCGATCCAGAATTTCACCGGTGGCTTGGCTCAGTTGCTGGCGGAGAAGGGCATCCGGGCCAACTGCGTCGCACCCGGTCCCATCTGGACGCCCTTGATCCCATCCACCATGCCGCCGGAGAAAGTGCAGCAATTCGGCAAGCAGGTACCGATGAAGCGCCCGGGACAGCCGGCCGAACTGGCCCCCGCCTATGTGATGCTGGCCTCCGACGAAGCCAGCTATATCTCCGGCGCGACGATCGCGGTGACCGGCGGATCGCCCATTATTTGA
- a CDS encoding ArsR/SmtB family transcription factor, producing MAERHDTDLLFKALADPSRRKLLDLLHAHDGRTLNELCEHLDMTRQGVTQHLALLEAANLVATVRRGREKLHFLNPVPLQEIYERWIAKFEKPRLKALSDLKHRLEKTDD from the coding sequence ATGGCGGAGCGCCACGATACCGACCTCCTGTTCAAGGCCCTGGCCGATCCCAGCCGCCGCAAGCTGCTGGACCTGCTGCATGCGCACGACGGCCGGACACTGAACGAATTGTGCGAACACCTGGACATGACGCGGCAGGGCGTGACGCAGCACCTGGCCCTGCTGGAAGCGGCGAACCTGGTCGCCACCGTACGGCGCGGCCGCGAGAAATTGCACTTCCTCAATCCCGTGCCGCTGCAGGAAATCTACGAACGCTGGATCGCCAAGTTCGAGAAGCCGCGCCTGAAGGCGCTTTCAGACCTGAAACACCGCCTGGAGAAAACCGATGACTAA
- a CDS encoding SRPBCC family protein gives MTKSTFVYVTYIRTTPQKLWSALTDAEFMKQYWFGMHCESEWTAGASWKLVSGDGAQIYDDGEILEADPPRRLVIRWQHQNRPELKAEGPSLCTMELHADGEAVKLSITHTIEREHSKLIEAVSGGWPKILSNLKSLLETGAIVLPDPYPSKGGNA, from the coding sequence ATGACTAAATCGACCTTCGTATACGTCACCTACATCCGCACCACGCCGCAAAAGCTGTGGTCCGCGCTGACCGACGCGGAATTCATGAAGCAGTACTGGTTCGGCATGCACTGCGAAAGCGAGTGGACGGCCGGTGCCTCCTGGAAGCTGGTGTCCGGCGACGGCGCGCAGATCTACGACGACGGCGAAATCCTGGAGGCCGACCCGCCCCGCCGCCTGGTGATCCGGTGGCAACACCAGAACCGGCCCGAGCTCAAGGCGGAAGGCCCGTCGCTATGCACGATGGAACTACACGCCGATGGCGAGGCGGTCAAGCTCTCCATCACCCACACCATCGAGCGCGAGCATTCCAAGCTGATCGAGGCCGTGTCCGGCGGGTGGCCCAAGATTCTCTCCAACCTGAAGTCCCTGCTGGAGACGGGCGCGATCGTTCTGCCAGACCCCTACCCCAGCAAGGGCGGCAACGCTTGA
- a CDS encoding 3-deoxy-D-arabino-heptulosonate 7-phosphate synthase, translated as MPVPPSLPTSPSSPVAAGQAPGPAATLALALEHARVAMERGETPDAALKPLFLEALARMIHDAMQAEHGDPVFQAMVLRHRLPRVREYASLSAHADRDQRRVRAMVDAVAHPGKAQARGAGPERMALARLHALASSAAWAALADSARHLAGMPRISSDAPLLRGLQKLLDDPALARLQRVAELASDEAVQRHQALLDRNGPRAGSPEASAQGWTTQRRGAAVEASAARVLAALAQRLNDTEQGHDLYRVVTSMRVPASIPGNAERAKSEWDAVLLRRAPPLRPASDHEANLADDFRAAAAPGTPSPGIVNEKPSAPAGAPCGLASAPRWDICLLVEAKASIDAAATDFPRLLRGLRLLAHADATSVYPFETQQGVVCLRGASLKALKADADDPAGTVLYCCDVPTDTSTRVLSAASRMQLLCAQGSLVYASRLAEQQSVAHANGRGERRSVDHANGLADQQSLDYHDLEPVWDELLASPRWHGVLHQYATLRRARALMVNVEDLAAAIDGAA; from the coding sequence ATGCCTGTGCCGCCTTCGCTGCCAACGTCGCCTTCGTCCCCCGTGGCCGCGGGTCAGGCGCCTGGTCCTGCCGCGACGCTGGCCCTTGCCCTCGAGCATGCCCGCGTGGCCATGGAGCGCGGCGAAACACCGGACGCCGCGCTCAAGCCACTATTCCTGGAGGCGCTGGCCCGCATGATCCATGACGCGATGCAGGCCGAGCATGGGGATCCTGTCTTCCAGGCCATGGTGCTGCGGCACCGGTTGCCGCGGGTGCGCGAGTACGCATCGCTGTCCGCCCATGCCGATCGCGATCAGCGCCGAGTTCGCGCCATGGTCGACGCCGTCGCCCATCCCGGCAAGGCGCAAGCACGCGGTGCCGGTCCCGAACGCATGGCACTGGCGCGACTGCACGCCCTGGCGTCATCGGCCGCCTGGGCGGCGCTTGCCGACAGCGCGCGGCATCTGGCGGGCATGCCGCGGATCTCCAGCGATGCGCCACTGTTGCGCGGCCTGCAAAAGCTGCTCGACGATCCGGCGCTGGCGCGCTTGCAGCGTGTGGCGGAACTGGCATCGGACGAAGCGGTGCAGCGGCATCAGGCGCTGCTTGACCGCAACGGCCCGCGTGCGGGCAGCCCCGAGGCAAGCGCACAAGGCTGGACGACACAGCGCCGCGGCGCGGCGGTCGAGGCATCGGCCGCGCGAGTACTGGCCGCCCTTGCCCAACGACTCAATGACACTGAGCAAGGGCACGACCTCTACCGTGTCGTGACGTCCATGCGCGTGCCGGCGTCGATACCGGGCAACGCGGAGCGGGCCAAGTCGGAATGGGACGCCGTGCTATTGCGACGCGCACCGCCCCTTCGTCCGGCATCGGACCACGAAGCGAATCTCGCGGACGACTTCCGGGCCGCCGCCGCCCCGGGCACCCCAAGCCCCGGAATCGTCAACGAGAAACCTTCCGCGCCGGCCGGCGCGCCATGCGGCTTGGCCTCAGCGCCCCGTTGGGACATCTGCCTGCTTGTGGAGGCCAAGGCATCCATCGATGCGGCCGCCACGGATTTCCCCCGCCTGCTGCGCGGCCTGCGCCTGCTGGCGCACGCCGATGCGACCAGCGTTTATCCCTTCGAGACCCAGCAAGGCGTGGTGTGCCTGCGTGGTGCCTCATTGAAAGCGCTGAAAGCGGATGCCGACGATCCGGCCGGCACGGTGCTCTACTGCTGTGACGTCCCCACCGATACAAGCACCCGCGTGCTCAGCGCGGCCAGCCGCATGCAGCTGCTCTGCGCACAGGGCAGCCTGGTCTACGCCAGCCGGCTGGCGGAGCAGCAATCCGTGGCCCACGCCAACGGGCGCGGGGAACGGCGGTCCGTGGACCACGCCAACGGGCTTGCGGACCAGCAGTCCCTGGATTACCACGATCTGGAACCTGTCTGGGACGAGCTGCTGGCCTCGCCTCGATGGCACGGGGTGCTGCACCAGTACGCGACCCTGCGGCGCGCCCGCGCATTGATGGTAAACGTCGAGGACCTGGCCGCCGCCATCGACGGCGCGGCGTAG